A single Nodosilinea sp. PGN35 DNA region contains:
- a CDS encoding HAD-IA family hydrolase produces MKTLEALIFDVDGTLAETERDGHRVAFNQAFQEFGLRWHWPVGLYGQLLRVAGGKERIRYYIQRYQPTFESDDIDDLVIALHQAKARHFQALVENHVIPLRPGVRRLIEAARREGVRLAIATTSAKDSVIPLLEHLLGPDSPGWFEMIAAGDMVPAKKPAPDIYNLVLDAMHLNPATCLVLEDSPQGLAAATAAGLSTVVTVNDYTRSYALPGARLVISHLGEPSLPFEVLWGKASNAYYFSLDLAQALLRDPAAQG; encoded by the coding sequence ATGAAAACCCTTGAGGCGCTAATTTTTGATGTCGATGGCACCCTGGCGGAAACCGAGCGCGACGGCCACCGCGTGGCCTTTAACCAGGCGTTTCAAGAGTTCGGGCTGCGGTGGCACTGGCCGGTGGGTCTCTACGGACAACTGCTGCGGGTGGCCGGGGGCAAAGAGCGGATTCGCTACTACATTCAGCGCTACCAGCCCACGTTTGAGTCTGACGATATCGACGATCTGGTGATTGCGCTGCACCAGGCTAAAGCACGGCACTTTCAAGCGCTGGTCGAAAACCACGTGATCCCGCTGCGGCCAGGGGTGCGACGGCTGATCGAAGCGGCCCGGCGGGAGGGGGTGCGGCTGGCGATCGCCACTACCAGCGCCAAAGACAGTGTTATCCCCCTGCTCGAACACCTGCTGGGGCCAGACTCCCCCGGCTGGTTCGAAATGATCGCCGCCGGAGACATGGTGCCCGCCAAAAAGCCCGCCCCCGATATCTACAATCTGGTGCTCGACGCCATGCATCTCAACCCCGCCACCTGCCTGGTGCTTGAGGACAGCCCCCAGGGCTTAGCAGCGGCGACTGCCGCCGGGCTCTCCACTGTAGTTACCGTCAATGACTACACCCGCAGCTATGCTCTGCCCGGCGCTCGCCTGGTGATCAGCCATCTGGGCGAACCCAGCCTGCCCTTTGAAGTCCTCTGGGGCAAGGCCAGCAATGCCTACTACTTCTCCCTAGATTTGGCCCAGGCGCTCCTGCGAGATCCAGCAGCCCAGGGGTAA
- the metG gene encoding methionine--tRNA ligase — protein sequence MTFTPVDKPPFAITTPLYYVNGLPHIGSAYTTIAADVVARFYRLMGHPVLMITGTDEHGQKIQRTAEERGVSPQEHCDEFAAGFERLWGLLNIDCDRFIRTTSPRHNTIVNEFFQRLWERGDVYKGQQQGWYCVSCEEFKEERDLLPNQHCAIHTNKPVEWRDESNYFFKLSNYQEQLEQFYAEHPDFIQPEPRRNEVLSFVKRGLQDFSISRINLDWGFPVPTDPDQTLYVWFDALLGYLTALQDPSEPPSLERAVAKWWPIDIHLTGKDILRFHAISWPAMLMSAGLPLPGRIFSHGFLTKDGQKMGKSQGNTLDPVALVETYGPDAVRYYFLREIEFGKDGDFSETRFINVLNADLANDLGNLLNRTLKMAGRYCEGRVPEVDPQTIAADHPLRAIGLSLPETVAGAYSHLAFSQVCTAVLSLVQASNKFLDEQAPWSLYKQGKQAETEAVLYAVLESVRQAAYLLSPVIPGIGNQIYTQLGFAIDFDDKAIGQRISYGDHAAWGYLPPGQRLGEAAPVFQRLELPEPVASP from the coding sequence ATGACTTTTACCCCTGTAGATAAACCGCCGTTTGCTATTACTACGCCGCTGTATTACGTCAATGGCCTGCCCCACATTGGCAGTGCCTACACCACCATTGCCGCCGACGTAGTGGCCAGGTTTTATCGCCTTATGGGCCATCCGGTACTGATGATTACCGGCACCGATGAGCACGGTCAAAAAATTCAGCGCACCGCCGAAGAGCGCGGCGTCTCGCCCCAGGAGCACTGCGATGAGTTTGCGGCTGGGTTTGAGCGTCTGTGGGGGCTGCTGAATATTGACTGCGATCGCTTTATTCGCACCACCTCTCCCCGCCACAACACCATCGTCAACGAATTTTTTCAGCGCCTGTGGGAGCGAGGCGATGTCTATAAGGGCCAGCAGCAGGGCTGGTACTGCGTCTCCTGCGAAGAGTTTAAAGAAGAGCGCGATCTGCTGCCCAACCAGCACTGCGCCATCCATACCAACAAGCCAGTGGAGTGGCGTGACGAGTCAAACTACTTCTTTAAATTGTCAAACTATCAAGAGCAGCTAGAGCAATTCTACGCTGAGCACCCAGACTTCATTCAGCCCGAGCCCCGCCGCAACGAGGTACTGAGCTTCGTCAAGCGCGGACTGCAAGACTTCTCGATTTCTCGAATCAATCTCGACTGGGGTTTCCCGGTGCCTACCGATCCTGATCAGACCCTCTACGTCTGGTTTGATGCGCTGCTGGGCTATCTAACGGCTTTGCAAGACCCCAGCGAACCACCGAGCCTGGAGCGGGCAGTGGCCAAGTGGTGGCCCATTGACATCCATCTGACAGGCAAAGATATTCTGCGGTTTCACGCTATTTCCTGGCCCGCCATGTTGATGTCGGCGGGGCTGCCGCTGCCCGGTCGAATTTTTAGCCACGGCTTTTTAACTAAAGACGGCCAAAAAATGGGTAAAAGCCAGGGCAATACCCTAGATCCGGTGGCCCTAGTGGAAACCTACGGCCCCGATGCGGTGCGCTACTACTTTTTGCGCGAAATCGAGTTTGGTAAAGATGGCGATTTCAGCGAAACCCGCTTCATCAACGTGCTCAACGCCGACCTGGCCAACGATCTGGGCAACTTGCTCAACCGCACCCTGAAGATGGCCGGGCGCTACTGCGAGGGTCGGGTGCCCGAGGTCGATCCCCAGACCATTGCTGCTGACCATCCCCTGCGGGCGATCGGCCTATCCCTGCCGGAGACCGTCGCCGGGGCCTACAGCCACCTGGCCTTTAGCCAGGTCTGTACGGCTGTTTTGAGCCTGGTGCAGGCCAGCAATAAATTTCTCGATGAGCAAGCCCCCTGGAGCCTCTACAAGCAGGGGAAGCAGGCCGAAACCGAAGCGGTTTTGTACGCCGTGCTGGAGTCGGTACGGCAGGCGGCTTACCTGCTGTCGCCCGTGATTCCTGGCATTGGCAATCAAATTTATACCCAGCTGGGCTTTGCTATAGATTTTGACGATAAAGCCATTGGTCAGCGAATTAGCTACGGCGACCACGCCGCCTGGGGCTACCTGCCTCCCGGTCAGCGGTTGGGAGAAGCCGCCCCTGTATTTCAACGCCTGGAGCTGCCTGAACCTGTGGCCAGCCCCTAG
- a CDS encoding cysteine synthase A, with product MDIKQGFVATVGNTPLIRLNSVSEATGCDILGKAEFLNPGGSVKDRAALYIIEDAERKGLLKPGGTVVEGTAGNTGIGLAHICNAKGYRCLIVIPDTQSQEKIDLLRTLGAEVRTVPAVPYRDPNNYVKLSGRLADELDNAIWANQFDNLANRLAHYETTGPEIWAQTDGTVDGWVAATGTGGTYAGVAMFLKEKNPSIRCVVADPMGSGLYSYVKTGEVHIEGNSITEGIGNSRITANMAGVPIDDAIQIEDPEALRTIYELLYNDGLFMGGSVGINVAAAVRLARQLGPGHTIVTVLCDGGSRYQSRIYSRPWLEAKGLWSEELAPAGAAAIASPSI from the coding sequence ATGGACATTAAACAAGGTTTTGTCGCCACAGTCGGCAACACTCCCCTCATTCGCCTCAACAGCGTGAGCGAGGCCACCGGCTGCGACATTCTGGGCAAAGCAGAGTTTCTCAACCCCGGCGGCTCGGTGAAAGATCGCGCCGCGCTCTACATCATTGAAGACGCTGAAAGGAAAGGGCTGCTCAAGCCCGGCGGCACCGTGGTTGAGGGTACAGCGGGCAATACCGGCATTGGCCTGGCCCACATCTGCAATGCCAAGGGCTACCGCTGCCTGATCGTCATCCCCGACACTCAGTCCCAGGAAAAAATTGACCTGCTGCGTACCCTGGGGGCTGAGGTGCGCACCGTCCCCGCCGTCCCCTACCGCGACCCCAATAACTACGTAAAGCTTTCGGGCCGCCTGGCGGACGAGCTTGACAATGCTATCTGGGCCAACCAGTTCGACAACCTGGCCAACCGCCTGGCCCACTACGAAACCACCGGCCCCGAGATTTGGGCACAAACCGACGGCACTGTAGATGGCTGGGTCGCGGCCACGGGCACCGGCGGTACCTACGCGGGCGTAGCCATGTTTCTCAAAGAGAAAAACCCCAGCATTCGCTGCGTGGTGGCTGACCCCATGGGCAGCGGTCTCTACAGCTACGTCAAAACCGGCGAAGTCCACATTGAGGGCAACTCCATCACCGAGGGCATCGGCAACAGCCGCATCACCGCCAATATGGCAGGGGTGCCCATTGACGACGCCATCCAGATTGAAGACCCTGAGGCACTGCGTACCATCTACGAGCTGCTCTATAACGATGGCCTGTTCATGGGCGGCTCGGTAGGCATCAACGTAGCGGCGGCGGTGAGGCTAGCCCGGCAGCTCGGCCCCGGCCACACCATTGTCACGGTACTGTGCGACGGTGGTTCGCGTTACCAGTCGCGCATTTACAGCCGTCCCTGGTTAGAAGCTAAGGGGCTGTGGTCTGAGGAATTGGCTCCCGCCGGGGCCGCCGCGATCGCATCGCCCAGCATCTAG
- a CDS encoding TenA family transcriptional regulator — MPLTCKFLLQAHAAAWEKATTHPFLAGCHSGTLHPAQFNTWLVQDFLFVKDFTRMVGRVLGAAPDDHIDVLLAGLGALRDELLWFEAKAAERSLHLSTPPQPTCQRYCELMAGLAAQPYAVQATALWAIECAYNQGWQLPGPMPAPYGEFADRWGNAGFTDYVGLLAAQADGALAIASPEVQAQAEAAFLRVADLEAAFWQMAFAAEAAKTVPN; from the coding sequence ATGCCTCTGACCTGCAAATTCCTGCTGCAAGCCCACGCCGCCGCCTGGGAAAAGGCCACCACCCATCCCTTCCTGGCGGGGTGCCACAGCGGCACCCTGCACCCTGCCCAGTTCAACACTTGGCTGGTGCAGGACTTTTTATTCGTCAAAGACTTTACCCGTATGGTCGGTCGCGTGCTGGGGGCCGCCCCCGACGACCACATCGATGTGCTGCTGGCGGGGCTGGGTGCCCTCAGAGACGAGCTGCTGTGGTTTGAGGCCAAGGCGGCGGAGCGATCGCTCCATCTGTCTACCCCGCCCCAGCCCACCTGCCAGCGCTACTGCGAGTTGATGGCGGGTCTCGCGGCTCAGCCCTACGCGGTGCAGGCCACCGCCCTGTGGGCCATCGAGTGCGCCTACAACCAGGGCTGGCAGCTGCCTGGCCCCATGCCCGCCCCCTACGGCGAGTTTGCCGATCGCTGGGGCAATGCCGGTTTTACCGACTACGTGGGGCTGCTGGCCGCCCAGGCCGACGGGGCTCTGGCGATCGCAAGCCCTGAGGTTCAGGCCCAGGCCGAAGCCGCCTTTTTGCGCGTGGCCGATCTCGAGGCCGCCTTTTGGCAGATGGCCTTTGCCGCTGAAGCCGCCAAAACTGTGCCCAACTGA
- a CDS encoding TenA family protein: MSLSHTLWHANQDLAIACLHHPFVQGIGDGTLPVEKFAYYVGQDAFFLEAFARAYSIAAAKASTWEAFQVFHQLADGVLAELNLHGSYAQEWGVDLTAITPGAATRRYTDFLLSTAWGQAPGATAVAMAPCMRLYAFLGQSLAQRNPPTHRYSPWIDTYGSDQFEPLAAQLEALIDDSTADSPSNQTAYRYAMDCELAFFEAAWQVG; the protein is encoded by the coding sequence ATGTCCCTCTCCCACACCCTCTGGCACGCCAACCAAGACCTGGCGATCGCCTGCCTGCACCACCCCTTTGTCCAGGGCATTGGCGATGGCACTCTGCCCGTGGAGAAATTTGCCTACTACGTGGGCCAAGACGCCTTTTTTCTCGAAGCCTTTGCCCGCGCCTACAGCATCGCCGCCGCCAAGGCGTCTACGTGGGAAGCGTTTCAAGTGTTCCACCAGCTGGCCGATGGGGTGCTGGCCGAGTTGAATCTGCACGGCAGCTACGCTCAGGAATGGGGAGTAGACCTAACCGCCATTACTCCTGGTGCCGCCACCCGTCGCTACACTGATTTTTTGCTCAGCACCGCCTGGGGACAAGCACCTGGGGCGACGGCGGTGGCGATGGCCCCCTGCATGCGGCTCTACGCCTTTTTGGGTCAGTCTTTGGCGCAGCGCAACCCACCGACCCACCGCTATAGCCCCTGGATCGACACCTACGGCAGCGACCAGTTTGAACCCCTGGCCGCTCAGCTCGAAGCGCTAATTGATGATTCGACAGCAGACAGCCCCAGCAACCAGACCGCCTACCGCTACGCCATGGATTGCGAACTCGCCTTTTTTGAAGCCGCTTGGCAAGTGGGTTAG
- a CDS encoding NYN domain-containing protein, with protein sequence MLDTHSHSLNNHSLISEDAIFTPEQVLDNRGRVAIFIDGSNLFYAALQLGIEIDYTKLLCKLTAGSRLFRSFFYTGVDRTNEKQQGFLLWMRRNGYRVIAKDLVQLPDGSKKANLDVEIAVDLVALVDYYDTAVLVSGDGDLAYAADAASYRGARVEVVSLRSMTSDSLINVADRYIDLEGVKDDIRKMPRHSAASHNYTYRPLSNVATLEEPPEDGIAVSE encoded by the coding sequence ATGTTAGATACTCACAGCCATTCCTTAAACAACCACTCTTTAATCAGCGAAGACGCCATATTCACCCCGGAGCAGGTGCTCGACAACCGGGGCAGAGTGGCCATCTTTATCGATGGGTCTAATCTGTTCTATGCGGCGCTGCAGCTGGGCATCGAAATCGACTACACCAAGCTGCTGTGCAAACTCACCGCCGGGTCGCGGCTGTTTCGGTCGTTTTTCTACACTGGGGTAGACCGCACCAATGAAAAGCAGCAGGGCTTCTTGCTGTGGATGCGGCGCAACGGCTACCGGGTAATTGCTAAAGACCTGGTGCAGCTGCCCGACGGCTCTAAAAAAGCCAACCTGGATGTCGAAATTGCCGTGGATCTGGTGGCCCTGGTCGATTACTACGACACCGCCGTGCTGGTCAGTGGCGATGGCGACCTGGCCTACGCCGCCGATGCCGCCAGCTATCGGGGGGCGCGGGTTGAGGTGGTGAGTCTGCGATCGATGACCAGCGACAGCCTGATCAACGTGGCCGATCGCTACATTGACCTCGAAGGGGTCAAAGATGACATTAGAAAAATGCCCCGCCACAGCGCTGCCAGCCACAACTACACCTATCGCCCGCTGTCCAACGTGGCAACCCTGGAGGAGCCGCCGGAAGACGGCATAGCGGTCAGCGAATAA
- a CDS encoding DUF2499 domain-containing protein, whose amino-acid sequence MHALSLPTWMIHISSVLEWMVAMWFVWQFASVTQRPVWRWLAIAMFPALVSAMAACTWHLFDNAPDLDWLVTLQAAMTVVGNGTLCLAAWWIWRQSSVSAASPK is encoded by the coding sequence ATGCACGCTCTATCGCTGCCCACCTGGATGATCCACATTTCAAGCGTGCTGGAGTGGATGGTGGCCATGTGGTTTGTCTGGCAGTTTGCCAGCGTCACCCAGCGACCGGTGTGGCGCTGGCTGGCGATCGCCATGTTTCCCGCCCTGGTGAGCGCCATGGCCGCCTGCACCTGGCACCTGTTTGACAATGCCCCTGACCTGGACTGGCTCGTCACCCTGCAAGCCGCCATGACCGTAGTCGGCAACGGCACCCTGTGCCTCGCCGCCTGGTGGATCTGGCGACAGAGTAGTGTTTCGGCAGCCAGCCCCAAGTGA
- the csaB gene encoding polysaccharide pyruvyl transferase CsaB, with translation MRAVLCGYYGMGNGGDEALLATLLQMLPVGVTPVVLSGNPVETAQRYGVEAVPRKALGPVVQALRGADVLIWGGGSLLQDATSLQNPVYYGGLMVLAQWLGLKTVAWGQGIGPLSHPLSQGLGRYALAHCDAVSVRDHGSAAWLARWQVPGMQAPDPVWALDAAPVDGLWDLPAPRVAVALRPHPWLTESRLDQFTQALASFQRATQTCLLLVPFQPVKDRPIADYIQPRLPGPSHIYSLSDPHQLKGLFRGVEMTLGMRLHALIMAAAAGCRCFGLSYDPKVSHLMADLDLPGFDLNPQAIGHRWPDTPEKITQTWLEVYANGEPLSPEQIRSRVDRALMHQDLLRDVLTP, from the coding sequence ATGCGCGCGGTTTTGTGTGGCTACTACGGCATGGGCAACGGCGGCGATGAAGCCCTGCTCGCTACTCTGCTGCAAATGCTGCCCGTCGGGGTGACCCCAGTGGTGCTGTCGGGCAACCCCGTCGAAACGGCCCAGCGCTACGGCGTCGAGGCTGTGCCCCGCAAAGCTCTAGGGCCAGTAGTGCAGGCTCTGCGGGGAGCCGATGTGCTGATCTGGGGCGGCGGCAGCCTGCTACAAGATGCCACCAGCCTGCAAAACCCGGTTTACTACGGCGGGTTGATGGTGCTGGCCCAGTGGCTAGGGCTTAAAACCGTTGCCTGGGGGCAGGGCATTGGCCCCCTCAGCCATCCCCTCAGCCAGGGGCTGGGCCGCTACGCCCTGGCCCACTGCGATGCCGTCAGCGTGCGAGATCATGGGTCAGCGGCCTGGCTGGCTCGCTGGCAGGTACCCGGTATGCAGGCTCCAGACCCAGTGTGGGCCCTGGATGCCGCGCCAGTGGATGGCCTGTGGGATCTGCCCGCCCCTCGGGTGGCCGTTGCCCTGCGCCCTCACCCCTGGCTGACGGAAAGCCGCCTAGACCAGTTCACTCAAGCCCTGGCCTCGTTTCAGCGGGCAACCCAGACCTGCCTGCTGCTGGTGCCCTTCCAGCCGGTAAAAGACCGCCCCATTGCCGACTACATTCAACCGAGGCTGCCTGGCCCCAGCCACATCTACAGCCTCAGCGACCCCCACCAGCTGAAGGGGCTGTTTCGCGGTGTCGAGATGACCCTGGGGATGCGGCTGCACGCCCTGATCATGGCGGCGGCGGCGGGCTGTCGCTGCTTTGGGCTGAGCTATGACCCCAAGGTCAGCCACCTGATGGCCGATCTCGATCTGCCGGGGTTTGACCTAAACCCCCAGGCGATCGGCCACCGCTGGCCGGATACCCCAGAAAAAATTACCCAGACCTGGCTAGAGGTCTACGCCAATGGCGAGCCCCTATCCCCTGAGCAAATTCGATCGCGGGTGGATCGGGCGCTGATGCACCAGGATCTACTGCGGGATGTGCTAACGCCGTGA
- the lepB gene encoding signal peptidase I, with protein MPPEAPLTPAVAPKKQVTQPNPWVEGLQTIGLSVVLALGIRHFVAEARYIPSGSMEPTLQINDRLVIEKVSYYLNPPEHGDIVVFWPPDSLTAPGQRRDAFIKRIVGLPGDVVEVRDGEVIRNGEVLSEPYIKAPPDYQWGPEEVPDASYLVLGDNRNSSYDSHSWGFVPADNIIGRAVVRFWPPDRLGLLND; from the coding sequence CTGCCGCCCGAGGCTCCCCTCACCCCGGCTGTGGCCCCCAAAAAGCAGGTAACCCAGCCCAACCCGTGGGTAGAAGGGCTGCAAACCATTGGTCTGAGCGTGGTGTTGGCCCTGGGCATTCGGCACTTTGTGGCAGAGGCGCGCTACATTCCCTCCGGTTCGATGGAGCCCACGCTGCAAATCAACGATCGCCTCGTCATTGAGAAGGTCAGCTACTACCTCAACCCCCCTGAGCACGGCGACATTGTGGTGTTTTGGCCGCCCGACAGCCTCACCGCCCCAGGGCAGCGCCGGGATGCTTTTATTAAGCGGATTGTGGGGCTGCCCGGCGATGTGGTGGAGGTGCGCGATGGCGAGGTCATTCGCAATGGGGAGGTGTTGAGCGAGCCCTACATCAAAGCTCCGCCCGACTACCAGTGGGGGCCTGAGGAAGTGCCCGACGCGTCGTACCTGGTGCTGGGGGACAACCGCAACAGCAGCTACGACAGTCACTCCTGGGGGTTTGTGCCTGCTGACAATATCATCGGCAGAGCGGTGGTGCGATTTTGGCCCCCCGATCGCCTGGGCCTGCTCAACGACTGA
- the lptC gene encoding LPS export ABC transporter periplasmic protein LptC: protein MARWRRLMISGAAIAALAFGLYSLVGTGPGVNNGDDDSAADPEPGLTLRDVTLEQPDDQGQLLWRVRGREVTYSSDQQVAFITRPDGELFQDGEVIYDVIADTGEVRENGSVILLRGNIVATGVKNGSILKGNEMEWRPQDDVLIMRDQITGTHPQLRAVADEARVFNRENRMELAGNVVANTVVADTQSDPWLKLQAQELVWFWADERIDSAQPLRVEQFKRNAITDVVVGQRGTVNLANQLVALRGQVAMQMLEIPLNMTSEALDWQVAEEQVTVNQPLTLVHPENRIRVTARQGRMDLAEQQIFLSQDVVAVGEANQSRMTSDRLNWNVDTQTLVAEGSVNYRQVNPNVNLNGARAVGRLDDQTVVVDGGRVVTEIVPN, encoded by the coding sequence ATGGCACGATGGCGGCGGTTGATGATTAGCGGCGCTGCGATCGCAGCGCTGGCGTTCGGGCTCTATAGCCTGGTGGGAACTGGCCCTGGTGTCAACAACGGTGATGATGACTCGGCAGCAGACCCCGAGCCCGGTTTAACCCTGCGCGACGTCACCCTGGAGCAGCCCGACGACCAGGGCCAGCTGCTGTGGCGGGTAAGGGGGCGCGAGGTGACCTACAGCTCCGATCAGCAGGTGGCGTTTATCACCCGCCCTGATGGTGAGTTGTTTCAGGACGGCGAGGTGATCTACGACGTGATTGCCGATACCGGTGAGGTGCGCGAAAACGGCAGCGTGATTTTGCTACGGGGTAACATCGTTGCCACCGGGGTGAAGAACGGCTCTATCTTGAAGGGCAATGAGATGGAGTGGCGGCCCCAGGACGATGTGCTGATTATGCGTGACCAGATTACCGGTACCCATCCCCAGCTGCGGGCGGTTGCCGACGAGGCGCGGGTGTTTAACCGCGAAAATCGCATGGAGCTGGCGGGCAACGTGGTGGCCAACACCGTGGTTGCCGATACCCAGAGCGATCCCTGGCTCAAGCTCCAGGCCCAGGAGCTGGTCTGGTTTTGGGCCGATGAGCGCATCGACAGTGCCCAGCCCCTGCGAGTCGAGCAGTTTAAGCGAAACGCCATCACCGATGTGGTAGTCGGACAGCGGGGCACGGTCAACCTGGCCAATCAGCTGGTCGCCCTGAGGGGGCAGGTGGCTATGCAGATGCTGGAGATTCCGCTCAACATGACCAGCGAAGCCCTGGACTGGCAGGTGGCTGAAGAACAGGTCACCGTCAATCAGCCCCTCACCCTGGTACATCCTGAAAACAGAATTCGGGTCACCGCCCGCCAGGGACGGATGGATCTGGCGGAGCAGCAGATTTTCCTTTCCCAGGATGTGGTGGCGGTGGGGGAAGCCAACCAGTCGCGCATGACCAGCGATCGCCTCAACTGGAATGTCGATACCCAAACCCTGGTGGCCGAGGGATCGGTCAACTACCGTCAGGTCAACCCCAACGTCAACCTCAACGGAGCCCGCGCTGTGGGCCGCCTCGACGACCAGACCGTGGTGGTTGATGGGGGCCGTGTGGTCACCGAAATCGTGCCGAATTAG
- a CDS encoding glutathione peroxidase — protein MALPSNLATLDGAPLAPEALADKVILFVNVASKCGLTPQYSGLVELDKAYGDRGLMIVGVPCNQFGQQEPGSPDEIKDFTKTKYDVDFTLLEKQDVNGPDRSPLYQYLVGDGPDIGWNFGKFLVGRDGQVIARFEPQTAPNDPALKAAIEQALG, from the coding sequence ATGGCTCTTCCCTCAAATCTTGCCACCCTCGACGGTGCTCCCCTCGCCCCCGAGGCGCTGGCTGACAAGGTTATTCTCTTTGTCAATGTGGCCAGCAAGTGCGGTCTAACCCCCCAGTACAGCGGTTTAGTAGAGCTAGATAAGGCCTACGGCGATCGCGGCCTGATGATCGTAGGCGTACCCTGCAACCAGTTTGGCCAGCAGGAACCCGGCAGCCCCGACGAGATCAAAGATTTCACCAAAACTAAGTACGACGTTGACTTTACCCTGCTCGAAAAACAGGATGTCAACGGCCCCGATCGCAGTCCTCTCTATCAATACCTGGTCGGTGACGGCCCCGACATCGGCTGGAACTTTGGCAAGTTTTTAGTCGGGCGCGACGGTCAGGTGATTGCCCGCTTTGAGCCCCAAACGGCCCCCAATGACCCGGCGCTCAAAGCTGCGATCGAGCAGGCACTGGGCTAG
- a CDS encoding DUF3593 domain-containing protein, whose protein sequence is MLDKNTLFAMSLFPYLGFLWFLTRTKATPRLALTGFYALLVFVAVTIPAGIYAKVGLGEELANVDWLHGSAEAFLTLSNILVVLGFRQAVVQHRAGAQGEGD, encoded by the coding sequence ATGCTCGACAAAAACACCCTCTTCGCCATGTCCCTCTTCCCCTACCTGGGGTTTCTCTGGTTTTTGACCCGCACTAAGGCGACACCAAGGCTGGCGCTAACGGGGTTTTACGCGCTGCTGGTGTTTGTGGCGGTGACTATCCCCGCAGGCATTTATGCCAAGGTAGGGCTGGGCGAAGAGTTGGCCAACGTGGACTGGCTCCACGGCAGCGCGGAGGCGTTTCTCACCCTGTCCAACATTCTCGTGGTGCTGGGGTTTCGCCAGGCGGTGGTGCAGCACCGGGCCGGGGCGCAGGGGGAGGGCGATTAG
- the gorA gene encoding glutathione-disulfide reductase codes for MAYDFDLLVIGGGSGGIAAAQRAAAHGARVGLAEARQLGGTCVNRGCVPKKLMVYAAQVADQLAVASSYGWQIGAQQFDWPTLIAAIDREVQRLHGVYRDRLDKAGVELFRHCARLVDGHTLALGEATVTAAKILLATGGKPIRPDNIPGIEHAITSDDIFHLPQQPQRLVIIGGGYIGSEFASVLNGLGTEVIQILQDDKILSGFDNDLRHEIHGAMQQRGIKMVAHSEDIAIAAAESGLTVTVTTQQGQETIFSDVVSLAATGRSPNVKGMGLENVGVTIENGAIAVDDHYRTTVPHIFAIGDVVARASLTPVAIREAHIFADAEFGQQPNTLDYATIPTAVFTTPEMSTVGLTEAKAIEKFGPDDVQTYRSHVRPLYYSLSDRDASGFIKLVVQQSTDRVLGAHMVGDHAAEIMQGVAIAVIAGATKADFDATLAIHPSTAEELIGLG; via the coding sequence GTGGCCTACGACTTTGATTTGCTGGTAATTGGTGGTGGTTCTGGGGGAATCGCGGCGGCGCAGCGGGCCGCTGCCCACGGTGCCAGAGTTGGGTTAGCTGAGGCCAGGCAGCTGGGCGGCACCTGCGTCAATCGCGGCTGCGTACCCAAAAAGCTGATGGTCTATGCCGCGCAGGTTGCAGACCAGTTGGCGGTGGCCTCAAGCTACGGCTGGCAGATCGGGGCGCAGCAGTTTGACTGGCCCACCCTAATCGCCGCCATCGACCGGGAGGTGCAGCGCCTCCACGGCGTCTACCGAGACCGCCTCGACAAAGCCGGGGTGGAGCTGTTTCGCCACTGCGCCCGGTTGGTCGATGGGCACACCCTGGCCCTGGGTGAGGCCACCGTCACCGCCGCCAAAATTTTGCTCGCCACCGGGGGGAAGCCAATCCGGCCCGACAATATTCCCGGTATTGAGCACGCCATTACCTCCGACGATATCTTTCACCTGCCCCAGCAGCCCCAGCGTTTGGTGATTATTGGCGGCGGCTACATCGGCAGCGAGTTTGCCAGCGTTCTCAACGGGCTGGGCACCGAGGTCATCCAGATCCTTCAGGACGACAAAATCTTGAGCGGCTTTGACAACGACCTGCGCCACGAAATTCACGGCGCGATGCAGCAGCGGGGCATCAAAATGGTGGCCCACAGCGAAGACATTGCGATCGCCGCCGCCGAGTCTGGTTTGACCGTAACAGTAACCACCCAGCAGGGGCAGGAAACCATCTTCAGCGATGTGGTCAGTTTGGCGGCCACCGGGCGCAGCCCCAACGTCAAAGGGATGGGCCTAGAGAACGTCGGCGTAACCATAGAAAACGGGGCGATCGCCGTCGATGACCACTACCGCACCACCGTTCCCCACATCTTTGCGATCGGAGACGTCGTTGCCCGCGCCAGCCTCACCCCAGTGGCGATTCGGGAGGCCCATATCTTTGCCGATGCCGAGTTTGGTCAGCAGCCCAACACCCTCGACTACGCCACCATTCCCACCGCTGTGTTCACCACCCCTGAAATGAGCACCGTGGGCCTCACCGAGGCCAAAGCCATCGAAAAATTTGGGCCAGACGATGTTCAAACCTACCGCTCACACGTCCGACCCCTGTACTACAGCCTGTCTGACCGGGATGCCTCGGGCTTCATCAAGCTAGTGGTGCAACAATCCACCGATCGCGTGCTGGGAGCCCACATGGTCGGCGACCACGCCGCCGAGATTATGCAGGGCGTGGCGATCGCCGTCATCGCGGGCGCTACCAAAGCCGACTTTGACGCCACTCTAGCGATTCATCCCAGCACCGCCGAGGAGCTGATCGGCCTGGGATAG